The following are from one region of the Coccinella septempunctata chromosome 7, icCocSept1.1, whole genome shotgun sequence genome:
- the LOC123317716 gene encoding uncharacterized protein LOC123317716: MDQQNVSNKNRHLKKMHSILNSKACIAKHVKCPLCSDEDKISFGSHENLIDHLEQMHSLVIQQSSHHFANKEDFEAWRYLSNRNVDYILERAVKTDSAEEYIYCNCNRSNTIGYLSPFSQRNMKKGGSIKISGLCPSRISVKINSSGVAVKYIETHVGHNDELRSKCLSNTQQELLANKLVVGGMSS; this comes from the exons ATGGATCAGCAAAA TGTGTCGAACAAAAATCGGCACCTGAAAAAAATGCATAGCATTTTAAATAGCAAAGCATGCATAGCAAAGCATGTTAAATGCCCACTTTGCTCTGATGAGGATAAAATATCATTTGGATCCCACGAAAATTTGATAGATCATTTGGAGCAGATGCATTCTTTGGTAATCCAACAGTCTAGCCATCATTTTGCAAACAAGGAAGATTTTGAGGCTTGGAGATATCTTTCCAACAGGAATGTAGATTACATTTTAGAACGAGCAGTTAAAACTGATTCTGCTGAAGAATATATTTATTGTAACTGCAATCGTAGTAATACTATAG gaTATTTGAGTCCGTTTAGCCAACGAAATATGAAGAAGGGAGGCAGCATTAAGATATCTGGATTATGTCCATCAAGAATTTCTGTTAAAATTAACAGTTCTG gagTGGCGGTCAAATATATCGAGACACATGTTGGTCATAATGATGAACTTCGATCTAAATGTCTCTCCAATACTCAGCAGGAACTGCTTGCAAACAAACTTGTTGTCGGAG